One genomic window of Branchiostoma floridae strain S238N-H82 chromosome 4, Bfl_VNyyK, whole genome shotgun sequence includes the following:
- the LOC118414833 gene encoding protein TEX261-like — MWFMWLLSFVSMAIQMVFITLAIAAGLYYLAELVEEYTVLTAKVIKVMIMATTGVFIGLWLFEGMPFTMIGCGLVSNAVFVVLLGTFPFFSFSSPSFILGVVLVVVNHYLAFNYFATEWHPFSEVLGYFTVCLWLVPFAFFVSLSASELTLPTVNQQQQGQQSQYQTFDNKDDVVTSYFTKGRRSKRSGLLSLFEYAKDSVLPTRAKTF; from the exons ATGTGGTTCATGTGGCTTCTGTCCTTCGTGTCTATGGCCATACAGATGGTCTTCATCACCCTGGCCATCG CTGCAGGTCTGTACTACCTTGCTGAGCTGGTGGAAGAATACACGGTGCTGACGGCAAAAGTCATCAAAGTCATGATCATG GCTACAACTGGTGTGTTTATCGGGCTGTGGCTGTTTGAAGGCATGCCCTTCACGATGATTGGCTGTGGACTTGTAAGCAACGCCGTCTTCGTTGTGCTACTGGGAACATTCCCTTTCTTCAGTTTCTCTTCGCCAAGTTTCATCCTAGGAGTCG TGCTGGTGGTGGTGAATCATTACTTGGCCTTCAATTACTTTGCGACAGAGTGGCATCCCTTTTCAGAA GTCCTGGGCTATTTCACAGTATGTTTGTGGCTGGTACCGTTCGCCTTCTTCGTGTCCCTGTCAGCATCTGAACTCACCCTCCCCACCGTCAACCAGCAACAACAGGGACAACAGAGCCAGTATCAAACTTTCGACAACAAAG ATGATGTTGTCACCAGTTACTTCACCAAAGGTAGAAGAAGCAAGAGGTCTGGACTCTTGTCTCTCTTTGAGTATGCCAAAGACTCTGTTCTGCCGACTCGAGCAAAGACATTCTAA